ACGCCAGGACCTAAAGGGAGGCAAAGAGGGCAGGACCACCCCACCGATACGGGCCAAGACCTTACGGGATACCCAGTAGCTCAGCATACAGTCCACCGCGCTGGCCATGGTCAGCATAGCGGGAAACATCATCGGAATGGCCCTGACGGTCTGCTCTATTTGATCCCTTATACCCTCCATGTCCTGTCCCCCGTAAAGGGAGAATACCTTTTCCATCGTTGACCTCACCTGATCCAGGTCGGGATCGAAGGGGTTTATTCCCGTGAGCTTTGTGAGCACCACCATGAGAGCCAGTTTGCTTATGAGGCTGACCGCCACGCCGTAGAGCATTATGTCCACCGCACTGTGGAGACGGGACGCCAGAATGCCCAGCCCCACTCCGAGGACCCCAAAGCCCAGACAGAAGGAGACCGCCGACGCAGGGCCGGAGAGTAGAGCAACCATAATAGTCGCCACCACCAGTCCGACGACGGACATTTTAGGTCTGTGTCTCAGTCCTAGGATAACCAGAGGAGCAGGACATAGCAGGGATAGCACCACACCGGCTACAGGTATATATCGGGCAGCGAGAAAGAGCACCACCGCCAGACCGGTCAGAAGGGAGGACTCCACCAAACTTTTAGTTCCGTTCATCGAATTTGGGCCATCCTTTCTCGGGCACCTCTAAAAACTCACCTTTGAGTCCCTCGGAGATACCGTCCCGTCTGCGCCCTGTCTCGCCCGAGCGTATACTCAACCTGCCTGCTCCGTACAAACCGCCTCGGAGGGCACGTCCTGTGCCCCTCGGCTTGGGGCGACGTCCTGTCGCCCCATTCGTACTACACCACGGCAGGTTGAGTATACGGGCTCGAATGGGCTTCGTCGAAACGATCTCTCCGAGGATCAGCGTTTTTAGAGTCTGCCTCTCGTTATTATATGCGAAAAGGGAGAGAAGCTCGGCTTCTCTCCCTAAAAAGCTCCTATAAAAACCCCTTTTGCCTTTATTCAGCGCTGTAAGGAATAAGAGCCATGTAACGGGCTCTCTTGAGAGCCACTGTCAGCTGACGCTGGTGATTGGCGCAGTTGCCCGTCACCCTCCGAGGAACTATCTTGCCCCTCTCGCTGACGTACTTACGGAGCCGATCTACATCCTTATAGTCGACGTCGTTGATTTTATCTACGCAGTAAAAGCAGACCTTAGGGCGACGCTTTCCGCCACGCCTTTTGTTGCCAGGACCGCCCTGACCGCCTGATGAGTATGCCATGTTTCATCCTCCTTTCCTGTCAATGAAAGTCGCTACACCTAGAAGGGGATGTCGGTTTCGTCGTCGTCGGCGGTGGAGGATCCCATCTCCGATATATCCATGGGGAAATCTCCGTCGCCGCCGAAATCGTCTCTAAAGCTCCTCGGCTCTCCGCCGTAGCCAGCGGGAGAGCTCTTTCTCTCATAATCCCCTCTGGAGGACGGACGATCGTCTTTCCTGCCTCCAGAGGAGGGGAGAAAGGTTATATCCGCCGCGACGACCTCGGTTACCCACCGCTTCTGGCCCGTTTTGTCGTCGTAACTGCGAACCTGAATACGGCCCTCAAGCAGTATACCACTGCCTTTGGAGAGGTATCTCTCGCAGTTCTCCGCCTGAGGTCCCCAGACGACTACCGGTATAAAATCCACCGATTCCTGGAGCTCGCCGTTTTTGCCCTTCCAGCTGCGGTTGACCGCAATGGAGAAGGATGCCACCGCCTGTTTAGTCGCAGTGTAACGGATCTGAGGATCCTTAGCCAGGTTCCCCATGAGGATTACTTTGTTGAAGCCACGAGCCATGCCGAAATCCCTCCCTGAACTATTCCTGATCCAGCCTGATAACCAGGTTGCGAACGATGCCGGAACGCAGGCTAAGAAGCCTGGTCAGCTCCTTCTGCTGAGTGGGATCCAGGGAAAAATACGCCAGAGCGTAGTAGCCTTCGGTTCTCTTCTCTATGGGATACGCAAGACGACGCTTGCCCCAGATGTCGACTTTATCGACGGTGCCGCCAAGTCTGGCGACGACCTCCTTGATACCATCGAGCTCTGCGCTGTGATCCTCCAGATCTGCCTCAAGAAGAACCATCATTTCGTAAGGACGCATGAGCTTCACCTCCTCCCTATGGACGTTAGGCCCCCCACAGGGGGGCAGGGACTACGATCTGGAATTATAACCTATGGAAGTCCATCCCGCAATAGATCTCCCGACTGAACAGAGATTTTATATATCTTTTCTCCAGGGAGAACTAGGTTAAACT
The uncultured Dethiosulfovibrio sp. genome window above contains:
- the rpsR gene encoding 30S ribosomal protein S18, which produces MAYSSGGQGGPGNKRRGGKRRPKVCFYCVDKINDVDYKDVDRLRKYVSERGKIVPRRVTGNCANHQRQLTVALKRARYMALIPYSAE
- a CDS encoding single-stranded DNA-binding protein, whose protein sequence is MARGFNKVILMGNLAKDPQIRYTATKQAVASFSIAVNRSWKGKNGELQESVDFIPVVVWGPQAENCERYLSKGSGILLEGRIQVRSYDDKTGQKRWVTEVVAADITFLPSSGGRKDDRPSSRGDYERKSSPAGYGGEPRSFRDDFGGDGDFPMDISEMGSSTADDDETDIPF
- the rpsF gene encoding 30S ribosomal protein S6, with amino-acid sequence MRPYEMMVLLEADLEDHSAELDGIKEVVARLGGTVDKVDIWGKRRLAYPIEKRTEGYYALAYFSLDPTQQKELTRLLSLRSGIVRNLVIRLDQE
- a CDS encoding YybS family protein — translated: MNGTKSLVESSLLTGLAVVLFLAARYIPVAGVVLSLLCPAPLVILGLRHRPKMSVVGLVVATIMVALLSGPASAVSFCLGFGVLGVGLGILASRLHSAVDIMLYGVAVSLISKLALMVVLTKLTGINPFDPDLDQVRSTMEKVFSLYGGQDMEGIRDQIEQTVRAIPMMFPAMLTMASAVDCMLSYWVSRKVLARIGGVVLPSLPPFRSWRFPKSLLWAFALSVVLLLFESTLKDPLLSRVGLNLRLLVSMIFMIQGLSLAWDYMEYRSISRGWRIALMTLVVLIPLLSQIAVVLGLTDLWANIRTKYRR